One genomic region from Rosa rugosa chromosome 1, drRosRugo1.1, whole genome shotgun sequence encodes:
- the LOC133719940 gene encoding protein HEADING DATE 3B-like isoform X1: MRGGEEEEKVMSPIFSRLYVNETEKGGIRGPPRNKMALYEQSSIPICSATMLPLANNNSSSLVPSTSWSDVGAHQRSILTPYCNSLVPSHLSEKIQSYSSIGTKLYTTMTDYERVSSKLNSQSLSSTGPSSSSANCDSFKPNTISNLKKFPSKKFGNEDEFRSPISSQATTLHCRNSLRSKGKDKLHHLSYTLQLKGDCIEKMNGSSTIELKSRKYLGNHDEQSQEACQTNEDPVEKSISLTLARVREFENISSIPSNRVEHFESLKRKHASMSQESRSSPVTDLNKLRGPNAHFNMEYLLLHDREALKDDSFVESRIGSVEEVSSKGRMESYKRSFLGDENKFLNGIEKNSERSGENCGVVRVGTLNRREALSDMTMVESSPALDIFPDDVIGVLGEKRFYKMRKAIVNQQRVFAVQLFELHRLIKVQRLMAGSPDLLLEGRPLMKNPVVKISAVKKAPLERSQEPSPSIVKPKDHAQKPYSNTECAEESTVGKFPLPFVNNYTSSSGLVMQKSNYGQYLRKTSPASEATDSKSAPLCFQPPPGNLWLVPVMLPSEGLTYKPYTGPCPPIGDFMAPIHGSCGPIQSLDPGNMNYLNAAYGVPLSYQQGMGIGTPPLLQTYFPPYAPPIINHSSHENPLSSGEINFTLPHQSSCTMSSQMREVMSRYMGNIRASVVSELQGSTPSSPSDRTKGDVLPLFPTAPQVEEPAQNVQMREHQTRAIKVIPRSFRSATESAARIFLSIQEERK; the protein is encoded by the exons ATGAGaggtggagaagaagaagaaaaagtgatGAGCCCTATATTTTCTAGGCTTTATGTAAATGAAACAGAGAAAGGAGGGATAAGAGGACCTCCAAGGAACAAGATGGCTCTCTATGAGCAGTCCAGTATCCCTATCTGTTCAGCCACCATGTTGCCTCTTGCTAACAACAATAGCAGCAGCTTGGTTCCATCCACATCTTGGAGTGAT GTTGGCGCCCATCAAAGGAGTATATTGACTCCATATTGCAACTCGCTTGTGCCTTCTCATCTCTCTGAGAAGATTCAGTCTTATTCCTCTATTGGGACTAAGTTATATACTACAATGACAGATTATGAAAGGGTATCCTCCAAGTTAAATTCTCAAAGTTTGAGTTCCACAGGGCCATCGTCATCTTCAGCTAACTGCGATTCATTTAAACCGAATACTATCTCCAACTTAAAAAAATTTCCTTCGAAGAAGTTTGGGAATGAGGATGAATTTAGGTCCCCTATCTCTTCCCAAGCAACAACCCTGCATTGTAGAAACAGTCTGCGGAGCAAAGGGAAGGATAAACTACATCACTTGAGCTACACATTGCAACTTAAAGGTGATTGCATTGAGAAAATGAATGGAAGTAGCACCATAGAGCTAAAGTCGAGAAAATATTTAGGAAACCACGATGAACAGAGTCAAGAAGCATGTCAGACTAATGAGGACCCTGTGGAAAAGTCTATTTCTCTCACTTTAGCTAGAGTCAGGGAGTTTGAAAATATTTCATCTATCCCATCAAATAGAGTCGAGCATTTTGAATCATTGAAGCGGAAACATGCATCTATGAGTCAAGAAAGTAGAAGCAGTCCAGTGACTGATTTGAACAAACTACGTGGTCCTAATGCACACTTCAACATGGAGTATTTGCTTTTGCATGACAGAGAGGCCCTCAAGGATGACAGTTTCGTGGAATCTAGAATAGGATCAGTTGAAGAAGTTTCATCAAAGGGGAGAATGGAATCATATAAGAGGTCATTTCTTGGAGATGAAAATAAGTTTCTGAATGGGATTGAAAAGAACAGTGAAAGAAGTGGAGAAAATTGTGGGGTTGTACGTGTAGGAACTTTAAACAGACGTGAAGCTCTCTCAGATATGACCATGGTGGAGTCTAGTCCAGCTCTGGATATCTTCCCTGATGATGTCATAGGAGTACTAGGTGAAAAACGGTTCTACAAAATGAGGAAAGCTATTGTCAA TCAACAAAGAGTCTTTGCAGTGCAATTGTTTGAGTTGCATAGGCTAATAAAG GTCCAAAGGTTGATGGCTGGATCACCAGATCTATTGTTGGAAGGTAGACCACTTATGAAAAATCCTGTAGTGAAAATATCTGCAGTGAAGAAGGCGCCACTAGAGCGATCTCAAGAGCCATCTCCTTCAATTGTGAAACCCAAAGACCATGCTCAGAAGCCATATTCAAACACTGAATGTGCAGAGGAAAGTACAGTAGGAAAATTCCCTCTACCTTTTGTCAACAATTATACCAGCAGTAGCGGACTAGTTATGCAGAAATCAAATTATGGTCAATACTTGAGGAAAACATCACCAGCTTCTGAAGCCACTGACAGCAAATCTGCCCCATTGTGTTTCCAACCTCCACCTGGAAATCTGTGGTTAGTTCCAGTAATGTTACCTTCTGAGGGACTCACTTACAAGCCCTATACAGGGCCATGCCCTCCAATTGGAGATTTCATGGCACCAATTCATGGTAGCTGTGGCCCTATACAGAGCCTCGATCCAGGAAACATGAACTACTTGAATGCAGCTTATGGTGTTCCACTTTCTTATCAACAAGGGATGGGAATTGGTACACCACCTTTGCTTCAGACTTATTTTCCACCTTATGCCCCGCCAATCATCAATCATTCCAGTCATGAAAACCCGTTATCTTCTGGGGAAATTAATTTCACTTTGCCTCATCAAAGCTCATGCACCATGTCCAGCCAGATGAGGGAAGTAATGTCACGTTACATGGGGAACATCCGTGCTTCTGTAGTGAGTGAATTACAAGGTAGTACACCCAGTAGTCCTTCAGACAGGACCAAAGGCGATGTGCTCCCCCTTTTTCCTACAGCTCCTCAAGTTGAGGAACCTGCTCAAAATGTGCAAATGAGGGAGCATCAGACGCGCGCGATCAAGGTTATTCCTCGCAGTTTTAGATCAGCAACTGAATCAGCAGCACGTATATTTTTGTCAATACAAGAAGAGAGGAAGTAA
- the LOC133719940 gene encoding ELF3-like protein 2 isoform X2, with protein sequence MTDYERVSSKLNSQSLSSTGPSSSSANCDSFKPNTISNLKKFPSKKFGNEDEFRSPISSQATTLHCRNSLRSKGKDKLHHLSYTLQLKGDCIEKMNGSSTIELKSRKYLGNHDEQSQEACQTNEDPVEKSISLTLARVREFENISSIPSNRVEHFESLKRKHASMSQESRSSPVTDLNKLRGPNAHFNMEYLLLHDREALKDDSFVESRIGSVEEVSSKGRMESYKRSFLGDENKFLNGIEKNSERSGENCGVVRVGTLNRREALSDMTMVESSPALDIFPDDVIGVLGEKRFYKMRKAIVNQQRVFAVQLFELHRLIKVQRLMAGSPDLLLEGRPLMKNPVVKISAVKKAPLERSQEPSPSIVKPKDHAQKPYSNTECAEESTVGKFPLPFVNNYTSSSGLVMQKSNYGQYLRKTSPASEATDSKSAPLCFQPPPGNLWLVPVMLPSEGLTYKPYTGPCPPIGDFMAPIHGSCGPIQSLDPGNMNYLNAAYGVPLSYQQGMGIGTPPLLQTYFPPYAPPIINHSSHENPLSSGEINFTLPHQSSCTMSSQMREVMSRYMGNIRASVVSELQGSTPSSPSDRTKGDVLPLFPTAPQVEEPAQNVQMREHQTRAIKVIPRSFRSATESAARIFLSIQEERK encoded by the exons ATGACAGATTATGAAAGGGTATCCTCCAAGTTAAATTCTCAAAGTTTGAGTTCCACAGGGCCATCGTCATCTTCAGCTAACTGCGATTCATTTAAACCGAATACTATCTCCAACTTAAAAAAATTTCCTTCGAAGAAGTTTGGGAATGAGGATGAATTTAGGTCCCCTATCTCTTCCCAAGCAACAACCCTGCATTGTAGAAACAGTCTGCGGAGCAAAGGGAAGGATAAACTACATCACTTGAGCTACACATTGCAACTTAAAGGTGATTGCATTGAGAAAATGAATGGAAGTAGCACCATAGAGCTAAAGTCGAGAAAATATTTAGGAAACCACGATGAACAGAGTCAAGAAGCATGTCAGACTAATGAGGACCCTGTGGAAAAGTCTATTTCTCTCACTTTAGCTAGAGTCAGGGAGTTTGAAAATATTTCATCTATCCCATCAAATAGAGTCGAGCATTTTGAATCATTGAAGCGGAAACATGCATCTATGAGTCAAGAAAGTAGAAGCAGTCCAGTGACTGATTTGAACAAACTACGTGGTCCTAATGCACACTTCAACATGGAGTATTTGCTTTTGCATGACAGAGAGGCCCTCAAGGATGACAGTTTCGTGGAATCTAGAATAGGATCAGTTGAAGAAGTTTCATCAAAGGGGAGAATGGAATCATATAAGAGGTCATTTCTTGGAGATGAAAATAAGTTTCTGAATGGGATTGAAAAGAACAGTGAAAGAAGTGGAGAAAATTGTGGGGTTGTACGTGTAGGAACTTTAAACAGACGTGAAGCTCTCTCAGATATGACCATGGTGGAGTCTAGTCCAGCTCTGGATATCTTCCCTGATGATGTCATAGGAGTACTAGGTGAAAAACGGTTCTACAAAATGAGGAAAGCTATTGTCAA TCAACAAAGAGTCTTTGCAGTGCAATTGTTTGAGTTGCATAGGCTAATAAAG GTCCAAAGGTTGATGGCTGGATCACCAGATCTATTGTTGGAAGGTAGACCACTTATGAAAAATCCTGTAGTGAAAATATCTGCAGTGAAGAAGGCGCCACTAGAGCGATCTCAAGAGCCATCTCCTTCAATTGTGAAACCCAAAGACCATGCTCAGAAGCCATATTCAAACACTGAATGTGCAGAGGAAAGTACAGTAGGAAAATTCCCTCTACCTTTTGTCAACAATTATACCAGCAGTAGCGGACTAGTTATGCAGAAATCAAATTATGGTCAATACTTGAGGAAAACATCACCAGCTTCTGAAGCCACTGACAGCAAATCTGCCCCATTGTGTTTCCAACCTCCACCTGGAAATCTGTGGTTAGTTCCAGTAATGTTACCTTCTGAGGGACTCACTTACAAGCCCTATACAGGGCCATGCCCTCCAATTGGAGATTTCATGGCACCAATTCATGGTAGCTGTGGCCCTATACAGAGCCTCGATCCAGGAAACATGAACTACTTGAATGCAGCTTATGGTGTTCCACTTTCTTATCAACAAGGGATGGGAATTGGTACACCACCTTTGCTTCAGACTTATTTTCCACCTTATGCCCCGCCAATCATCAATCATTCCAGTCATGAAAACCCGTTATCTTCTGGGGAAATTAATTTCACTTTGCCTCATCAAAGCTCATGCACCATGTCCAGCCAGATGAGGGAAGTAATGTCACGTTACATGGGGAACATCCGTGCTTCTGTAGTGAGTGAATTACAAGGTAGTACACCCAGTAGTCCTTCAGACAGGACCAAAGGCGATGTGCTCCCCCTTTTTCCTACAGCTCCTCAAGTTGAGGAACCTGCTCAAAATGTGCAAATGAGGGAGCATCAGACGCGCGCGATCAAGGTTATTCCTCGCAGTTTTAGATCAGCAACTGAATCAGCAGCACGTATATTTTTGTCAATACAAGAAGAGAGGAAGTAA